In Paenibacillus dendritiformis, the DNA window CGTGATGGCTGATCGCGTCCCTGCCGGCATTGGGGGAAAAAACAGGGACGAACACGGCAATCTATGGTAGGATGTGGGAAAGGGGAGATGGAGGAACGCATACGATGAAAGCGGAGATGTTATATGATGACAGAGCGGCGCTCGGCGAAGGGCCGGTATGGGATGAGCGCACGCAGCGCCTCTACTGGGTTGATATTACGGGAAGGGCGATCCATTATGCTGAGCCTGCATCCGGGAAGCGGGAGACGATGGCCGTGCCCAGCTATGCCGGCGCCGTCGCCTTGACGGAATCGGGGCGTCGCCTGCTGTGCGTGCTGCAGGACGGCTTCTATTTCGTTCACCCGGATACGAAGGAACTCGGCCGTATCGGCGACCCGGTTCTTCATTCGGGACAGATGAGGTTCAATGACGCGAAATGTGATCCGGCAGGCCGTCTGCTGGCGGGAACGCTCAGCCTAATCGAAGGAAAGCTGAGCCTGTCCAAGGGAGAAGGGGAGGCTTCCCTCTACCGATTGGATCCGGATGGCAAGGTCGTCACCCTGTTGGAAGGCATCACGCTGTCGAACGGGATGGGCTGGAGTCCGGACGGCGGAACGATGTATTATATCGATACCCCGACGATACGGGTCGATGCGTTCGACTATGATGTGGCGCGGGGCGAACTCGGCAACCGCCGTCCCGTCATCCGCATCTCCGATGGAGAAGGGATTCCCGACGGGATGACCGTCGACGCCGAGGGGATGGTATGGGTGGCTCATTGGGGCGGCGCCCGTATTACGCGCTGGAATCCGGAGACGGGAGAGCAGCTCGCAGCCGTGCCGATTCCTGCGGCGCATACGACCTCGCTCTGCTTCGGCGGCCCTTCGTACCGCGAGCTGTATGTCACGACAGCGCGTACCGGGATGAAGGAGGAGCAGCTCGAGCAGCAGCCTTATGCGGGCGGCGTATTCCGCGTCGAGCCCCAAGTGGCTGGTCTGCCCCCGAGCCGCTTCGATGATCGGCTGCTGCCGTGACTCGCGGAGCGAGCCCCGGTGCCGGCCAAGGAGTCGGGGCTCGCTCGCCCGGTCGGCTAGAAGCTCCTCTGGACCGCAGCGGCGCGGCGAATGTCATCAGATGTCCATAATGTGGCCTGGCATCGGATCAGACGCTATGCTAAAGTTACAGTAGAAGGGATATTGTCGGGCACCGCCGCGAAGGGCTCCCTGATCGAGTGAACTCATGTTGGCGGCGCGATACGGAAGCGGGACGGAGAAAATTTTTTCGACCATTAATGTTATCGATAACACGAACGAGGCTTAGACGTACGTTCATTCCATAATCCGCCGACTCGTCCCGGCCAACTACGCAGATCTACAGCAGATGAAGGAGCGATTAAGCATGAAGCAACGCAGTGCATTGCAGGGGATTATTCCGCCGGTCATTACGGTATTCGACGAGCACGGTCAGCTCGATACCGCGGGCATGGGGCGGATGATTGATTATTTGACGGAAGCCGGCGTTCATGGCTTGTTTTTTCTCGGCTCAGCGGGTGAATTCTTTCACATGTCGGCTGAGCAGCGTAAGCAGGTCGCTGAATTCGCGATCCGGTATACGAACGGTCGCCTTCCGGTTCTCATCGGAACCGGCTCGAGCCGCACAGACGAAGCAATCGAGCTCAGCCGCCACGCCGAGTCGGCCGGCGCGGATGCGGTCGTCGTCCTCAATCCGTACGCCGCGAAGCTAAGCGGCGAGCAGCTGTACCGTCATTATGCCGACATCGCCGAATCGGTGTCGCTGCCGGTATACATTTACAATTATCCGGGCCTGACCGGGCAAGAGGTGAAGCCGTCCATCGTGGCTGCATTGGCCGCGGCGTATCCCAACATTGCCGGAGTCAAGCAGACGGTGCAGCAGATCGAGCCGATTTTGGAGGTGATCCGCGATGTGAAGGGGCAGCGGCCGGAGTTCGCGGTGTTCGCCGGCTACGATCATCTTCTGCTGGAGACGCTGATCGCGGGAGGCGACGGCGCGGTTCCGGCGAGCGCGAACTTCGCGCCGCATCTGACATGCGGGCTGTACGAGGCCTACCGGCGCAGCGATCTGGCGGCCATCGCCGATACTCAGCGGAAGCTGTTCCGGATCGTGTCTGAGGTGTATCCGTTAGAAGCCCCGTTCTTCCATACGATTAAGGAAGCGGTCCGGGCCTCCGGCATTCCTATACCGACCCATGTCCTGGCGCCGGCCCGGCCGCTAACCCCGGAACTGCGGGAGGAGCTGGGGAAGCTGCTGGAGCGCCACGAGCTGCTGCGCATGCTCCAAGGAAGCTGAACGGCAAGCGGCTTCCCGGCAGAGCGGGCCTGGCCTGACAGCGAGCCGGGTTCCGTTCTGCGCTCTTGAATCTACCGAAGCGCGGCAAGCCCTTGTCCTCTCCCGATGGAGCAGGACAGGGGCTTTTATGGCGTGTCAGGGAAGGAAGACGTTCGTTCGCGTATCACAATTGTTAAGCACTTCTTCATCTTTTCTTCATGAAATGTTAGCAGGCTCTTCATCAGCGGCTCCTATACTGATACTCATATTCAAGCTGCTGAAAAAAGGGATTTGACTTGTTCGGAATGCGATGGAGAAAGGGAGAAGCTTATGAATCGAAGTGTACGAAACCGGATACGGAATCCCCAGCCTCGGGAAGCACGGATAGCAGGCCGAATGATAGAGAGGCGAGGGGGAGGCCATCCAGACGCGGCCCGCTTCCTATGGAAGCTGCTGTTTCTCGTTGGCATTTGGTTAGGCGGCGCTTTTGCGATCACGATGTGCGGGTTGGCCGCTTTGCGCTTCATAATGCATGCGGTCGATATTCCACCGTTGTGGAAGCTTTACCGCCTTCTGTCTTCCATCATGGATGTCGAAGGCATGGCGCTGGTGGGGACCGGGGTGCTGTTCATCGCGGGCCTGCTGTTGCTTCTCGGCGCCGAAGCGGTCTATTACGGGCAGATCAAGGACAGTCTCGTCCGCCTCGCAGATGGGGAAGCTGCGAGCCCGCTTCCCGTCAGACGATCGGCGGCGGAGTTAGGCGAAGCGGCGGATGCCGTCAACCGGCTGTCGCGGGAGATGTCTGCGGCCCGGGAGACCCAGCATGCGGCGGCCGAGCGGATGAATAGGCTCATGACCGAACTGTCGCATGAGGTGCGTACGCCGCTGACATCGATCCTGGGGTACTTGCAGTTGATCGCGGAAGACGGGTATAGGGATGAAGTGGAGCTGCGCCATTATGTTCAGATTGCGCGCGACAAGGCGCTGCACTTGAGCCGGGCGGTCAACCGGCGGTTCGAACTGGCAAGACTGCCTCAGGTTCCCGAACGGGAAGCGTGGCATCCCGTCGATGTGCGTCGGCTGCTGATGCAGCTCGCGGAAGAGCACCAATCCCGTCCGGAGCGGCCGAGGCTTGCGATCGCGCTGGACTGTGCGGACGACGGCGGGCAGCCGATGATGATATACGGGGACGGGACCCGGCTCATGGAAGCGTTCGAGATGCTGATAGCTGAAACGGCGCGGGCGGGCCGGCCTTATGGACCGATCCGAATCGGATTGTTCGAGGCAGAGGAGGAGGCCGTCGTCCAGATTCGGAACGACGGCGTTCGCGGAGCGGTTGTGCCGAGCCGCGAGGAAGGCATGCTCCGGCCGGCCGAGCGGCTGCCTGGGCGGGATGAACGGCTAGGCGGCGGCTGGGCGGAAGCCCGGGAAATCGTGGCTTCGCATGGCGGAACGGTTGCCGTATTCGGCCCATATCCGCGCAACGCCTATGAGGTCCGCCTTCCTTTGTTGCGCGCCTGGGATGCCGCCGCCGAGGCTTGACCGGGCCGTGCCGGCGGCCTGCCTTTTCCCATCCAAGAGGTCAATGTTATAATGGAACCCAACTTTAAGATAATGAGGTGAATCACCCAATTGCTTAATGAATGGATTCCTGGCCTGTTAGAGTCAACGGAGTGGAGCCGGTGGATCGGCGCCGCCGGAGTATTGCTGCTGTTTTTGCTGTTCCGCAAGCTGTTCACGAACTACCTGTTCGCCCTGCTGGTGCGCGGGTTGTCGCGCTCGAAGGGGGCCACGCATTTTTTGACGGCGTTTGAGAAGCCGATGCAATGTTTTTTTGTCCTTGTCGGCATTTATCTGGCCTGCAAAATGGTCTTTCCTCCAGGCGGAGCCTTGCTGCTTGCGATCGGAAAAATTTACCGCAACGCCATCATCGTCCTCATTGCTTGGGGACTCTATCATATGGCGGCCCGCTCATCGAGCTTGTTCAGCGGGCTGTCTGCGCGGCTTGGGATCGACGAGTCGAGCATGCTGATTCCTTTTTTGTCCAAGGTGCTGCGCTTCCTCGTCGTCATCATAGCCATTACGATGATCGCCTCGGAGTGGGGCTACAGCATTAACGGCGTGGTCGCGGGGCTTGGCCTGGGCAGTCTGGCGATCGCGCTGGCCGCTCAGGACACGCTCAGCAATTTTCTGGGCGGGATTGTCATTATTACGGAAAAGCCTTTCTCCAAGGGCGATTGGATTATGACCCCGAGCGTGGAAGGGACGGTCGAAGATATTAC includes these proteins:
- a CDS encoding sensor histidine kinase → MIERRGGGHPDAARFLWKLLFLVGIWLGGAFAITMCGLAALRFIMHAVDIPPLWKLYRLLSSIMDVEGMALVGTGVLFIAGLLLLLGAEAVYYGQIKDSLVRLADGEAASPLPVRRSAAELGEAADAVNRLSREMSAARETQHAAAERMNRLMTELSHEVRTPLTSILGYLQLIAEDGYRDEVELRHYVQIARDKALHLSRAVNRRFELARLPQVPEREAWHPVDVRRLLMQLAEEHQSRPERPRLAIALDCADDGGQPMMIYGDGTRLMEAFEMLIAETARAGRPYGPIRIGLFEAEEEAVVQIRNDGVRGAVVPSREEGMLRPAERLPGRDERLGGGWAEAREIVASHGGTVAVFGPYPRNAYEVRLPLLRAWDAAAEA
- a CDS encoding dihydrodipicolinate synthase family protein; translation: MKQRSALQGIIPPVITVFDEHGQLDTAGMGRMIDYLTEAGVHGLFFLGSAGEFFHMSAEQRKQVAEFAIRYTNGRLPVLIGTGSSRTDEAIELSRHAESAGADAVVVLNPYAAKLSGEQLYRHYADIAESVSLPVYIYNYPGLTGQEVKPSIVAALAAAYPNIAGVKQTVQQIEPILEVIRDVKGQRPEFAVFAGYDHLLLETLIAGGDGAVPASANFAPHLTCGLYEAYRRSDLAAIADTQRKLFRIVSEVYPLEAPFFHTIKEAVRASGIPIPTHVLAPARPLTPELREELGKLLERHELLRMLQGS
- a CDS encoding SMP-30/gluconolactonase/LRE family protein, producing MKAEMLYDDRAALGEGPVWDERTQRLYWVDITGRAIHYAEPASGKRETMAVPSYAGAVALTESGRRLLCVLQDGFYFVHPDTKELGRIGDPVLHSGQMRFNDAKCDPAGRLLAGTLSLIEGKLSLSKGEGEASLYRLDPDGKVVTLLEGITLSNGMGWSPDGGTMYYIDTPTIRVDAFDYDVARGELGNRRPVIRISDGEGIPDGMTVDAEGMVWVAHWGGARITRWNPETGEQLAAVPIPAAHTTSLCFGGPSYRELYVTTARTGMKEEQLEQQPYAGGVFRVEPQVAGLPPSRFDDRLLP
- a CDS encoding mechanosensitive ion channel family protein — encoded protein: MLNEWIPGLLESTEWSRWIGAAGVLLLFLLFRKLFTNYLFALLVRGLSRSKGATHFLTAFEKPMQCFFVLVGIYLACKMVFPPGGALLLAIGKIYRNAIIVLIAWGLYHMAARSSSLFSGLSARLGIDESSMLIPFLSKVLRFLVVIIAITMIASEWGYSINGVVAGLGLGSLAIALAAQDTLSNFLGGIVIITEKPFSKGDWIMTPSVEGTVEDITFRSSKIRTFAHSLVTVPNATLAGQAITNWSRMGKRRVTFTLNVALDSDRERLQAAIAKMDARLRENEAVDPAVIMVRFSEFNESSLGIFFYYFTKTTVWAEYLKHKEQINLMIMEVLEEEGVSLALPSQRVYVEAAPSPERFPL